AAAAAAAAAATGGTACGGGCCTGTTGAGTTGATTATTAGACGACTTTTGTTGAATGTTCTTAGTATGCTGATTGTACATTTCCAAAATCGAGCCATATGGCTAGCTGTTTCCTGTTGACCTATACTGGCAAAACACTAAAAAAAAAAAGCCAGTTGATCTTGCATATTAGTAGATGGAGTTTGCATTGACTCTTTCCAAAAATTACATGTTGCATGTCTTCTATCCATACGCGTCGTTGGCATGATTGCTCCACTAAACCACCAGCAGCACATAGGAATAGGTTTCTCTTGCATACTCGTCTACATGTCTCCAGTTGGAAGTTTTTGTTAAACGGTGCAAGCACCGGATAATGCCAGGTCAGGCCTGTGCATTCTATGCACAAAACCATACCTCGCTAATGGGTGCTTCCAAGTTCTTACATAGGAAGTTATGCAATATGCAACACCATTGATTGCTAATTTACCTGAAAATATCTTGTACCCAAATAAGTATCGGATATTTATGTTTTTTTTCCCCAATTTACAGCCTTCTATGGATGTATTCAAGAGCATGCTTCATGACCTGGAAATCGGCCGTGATAACTCTGATGGTGCAGACCAAGGCTTCCTGGTCGGCTGCTACCCAGACTTGCTTGACAAACCATTGTTCCACCCTCCTGAGAATGGCACCAAACTCAACGGGACATATCGCCTTCCTCTCGGCTATCAGATGGACGCATCATACTACTGTGAGCATTGCTGCTATTCAGCTCCAGTCTCTGAACTTCATATGTTGTTTATTCTTCAAATGATTTTTACACCGATTTATCCAAAACATTGCAGATCTCAAGCTTCACTGGCATGTTCCATGCGGGCCAAACAGCGTGATCACATTCCCTAGTGCCCCTTGGTTCAAACCTTGGTACTGGTGGTCCTGGCCAATCTTGCCATTGGGCCTTTCATGGCACAAGCAACGATGGGATGATCTTGGGTGAGTAAAAGCAACAGAATCCGTATGTCATATCTTTGTGCATTCAGTTTCTGCTTCCTAACGTTACCTTCTCCTGTCCATATTTCACAGTTATGCTGCTGAGATTCCGGTGGTCCTTATAGAGCTGCTGATGTACATTGCGATCATAGCCATCACCAGATTAGCAAGGCCACAGATGACAAAACTGTGCTATAATCGGCGACCTGAGAAACAAGGCGCCCTGGTACAGGGACTAATCAAGCTGGCTGCGATTGTGGCCATGGTGGCAGCATATACCATCCCATTCTTCATAATCCCATGCACGGTTCATCCAATTATTGGCTGGTCCTTGTACTTGTTTGGTGTCCTCGCCTTCTCATCGGCTGTGATCAATGCATTCCTGCTGCCGCCGCTTGCGGTGCTGACTGCCTGGCTCGGGATGGTTGGGATGCTCTTTGTTATGGCATACCCATGGTACCATGATGGCATCGCGAGGATTCTGGTAGTCGTCGCATACGCGTTCTGCTCTGCACCATTCTTGTGGGCATCCCTCGTGAGGGTGATAGACTCATTACAAACAATGCTCGAGAGGGATCCATACTTCCCCAGACTTAGTGAGCCAGCACAGGAGACTGAATTCAGCAAGCTGTTCTGATTCTTTTGTATAGGTTTGAGATGCATCATCATGATTCATATGGAGTTTGAGATGCACCATCATCATTCATATGGATAGCTAATCCAGATTGGTTGGTTCTTATTCGTTTTGATAATTTCGTCTTAGGCAATGCAGTTTGTATCAGAAGAAGTATTATGTAAACATTGCTTGCAGCAATCATTTTTGATGCATATACAGGAAAGATAGATCAGTTGTAGTGAACTGTAGAGGGACATCTTTTCATTGCATGTAGTGGTGAAGGGACCGTTGTAAAAATTGCCTTTCTTGCTAGCTCTGGCTGTTATATTCTGATTTGATCAAAATTCAAAAGCCATTTCTTGTATCGGTTAGAACTACACACATAACCCGTCCAGTTGAAAGCTTGTTAGTGAATTTCTAAATCAAAATGAGAGGGGCCGCGGACAGCACTGATTTGATTACTCAGAATATCCAATTTCAAGTGGATAACAGTACAGCAACAACATACATTACAGAGC
This Lolium perenne isolate Kyuss_39 chromosome 1, Kyuss_2.0, whole genome shotgun sequence DNA region includes the following protein-coding sequences:
- the LOC127308941 gene encoding putative glucuronosyltransferase PGSIP8, translating into MGWPPAAASRIAAAAAILCLLLASAWAASAAAAEHGQQRALVAVQPQPTTQGGLGPRRHHRHAYAAMMYMGTPRDYEFYVAVRVMMRSLASLGADADRVLIASADVPRDWVRAMREEDGMRVVIVENLRNPYEGNLGGMNRRFKLTLNKLYAWSLVDYERVVMIDSDNIFLHNTDELFQCGQFCAVFINPCYFHTGLFVLQPSMDVFKSMLHDLEIGRDNSDGADQGFLVGCYPDLLDKPLFHPPENGTKLNGTYRLPLGYQMDASYYYLKLHWHVPCGPNSVITFPSAPWFKPWYWWSWPILPLGLSWHKQRWDDLGYAAEIPVVLIELLMYIAIIAITRLARPQMTKLCYNRRPEKQGALVQGLIKLAAIVAMVAAYTIPFFIIPCTVHPIIGWSLYLFGVLAFSSAVINAFLLPPLAVLTAWLGMVGMLFVMAYPWYHDGIARILVVVAYAFCSAPFLWASLVRVIDSLQTMLERDPYFPRLSEPAQETEFSKLF